ACCAAGAATAAAAACAGTCCACTAGTCAAGTAAAATGAAGCAATTAAGCTAATATCTAGTAAAATTACCCAAGGTACTAACCATGCCATATATTGCACACCAAAACCAGAGCTTATTGCAAGAAAAACAAAAAACAATAATCCACATTGAATAAAAAGAGGTACTTTTTTTTCTGATGAGTTCATCCAAAATGACAGTAATGCAATAACACCTAAGACAACATATTTTCCTTTTGTTTGATAGAATGTGTTAATCCAAGATAAATTTTCAGGTAATGAGGAACTTAGCAGTCTTGGCAGTCCCCAAATACCATATTGGCTATTATAACCAAAAACATGGTCAATAATTATTTTAAGATCTCCTTGGAGAATATAAGGTAAAGAGCCAACTAAGAAAGTAATTCCAACAGCTAGAAAATACTCCCACCTTTTTTTCATATCTGGCAAATAAAAAAACATACAAGGCATAAGAATTAAACATACTACTTTAATGTTTAAGCTCATTCCTAACGCAGCACCAGCTAACCAAACAGGGTGATTATTGCTGAGTAAGTAAATAGATAAGATAAGAAAAAATATCATTACTGGATCTGTGTTTCCGTGAAAACCTGAAATCATCATTGAAGTAGGAGCAGTAGCTAAAAGCATTAAAGCCAATATTGAGAATTTATTAGGAGCTATCTGATTAAATATCTTAATGATCAATACAATAATAGCTATATCAGCTATTATTGCAGGAAGCCTTAGCCAAAATGGAAAAGCTATTCCTGAAAAATTTGCAAAAAAATCTAAAATAAACAGCCAATTGAGCATAAAAGGTGGATGGTTAAAATACCAAATTCTTTTATACGTCTCTAATCCTCCAAATTCTTTAGCTGTTTGTAAAAAAGTTTCCCAATATTTGACATCATTTGTCCCATAGGTATTAAAGGCAATCATTAGTTTTGCTAGGGTTACTAAACCAAGAACTAGCCAAAAAGTATTTGCCCAATTACCTAAAGTTTTAGATTGCTCTTGAAGAAAAGAAGTAATTTTTTGCATGGCACTAAATTATATAAATAAAGTAATTTATGTAAATAAAAACAAGTAGTATTCTAAGGTTAGTAAATAAAATAAAAATAGCTAGCAAAAACTAGCTATTTTTACACTTAAAATTATAGTAAATATTCTTAGTTTGTTATTCACAACCACAATCAGCAAGGAAAGTTCTATTTGCATCAAGTTTAGTAAAGAAAGAACAGAATTTCTTTCTAAAACCTTTGCTAGTGCTTGTTTGGATATCTAAAACAAAAGTTTTATCTCCATTTTTCTTATAAACCGGCCAAATAGGTAAATCTGTTGAATTAGGATCACCAGTTTTTGCAAAGTTTGACCAATATTTAAGCATCATTTCAGATAGTCTAAGCTCTTCAGCCGTTGGAGCTACAGTATTAATTTTAGCTAAAGTATTAAAAACAAAGCCTAACTCTAAGCCATGTTCAGCACCACGAGCTTTTCTTGACTCTAAAGCACGAGTAAAAAGATAAACATAAGCATTAGCTTTATTTGCTGCAAAAGCACGAAAAGATGTTCGTGTAGGGCAGAAAAAGAATTTATCGGTTATTATGGCATCAGCAGTTAAACGAGGTGTTCCATAGTCAGAGATAGGATAGCGTTTAACAACAGCATTTAAGTCTTCTGCACCAAAAACAATTTGTAGAGCTAATCTAAACTGGGCTTCCGTTTCTAACGGAATATTTTCAATAAAACCTAAAGCCTCATTTTTATTTGTTCCAATCATTAAAGTTACTGGATTTTGTTGACCACTAGAAAAAATTTCTTCGCTAGCGGTTGGTAGTACATAACCATCCACATTAGCACCATAAGGAATGCCTGTTGTGCCAGCAACATCGGCTGTTTGGTCAGGCGCAATAGCTTTTAATAATTGATCAGGGGTTTTGCTACGTAAACAGTCAGCTACATTGCTAGCTTGACCGCAACCAAGCTGAGTAGCCATTCTTAAACCAAAATCCTCGGCTGAAACTCCTCGAAGACTGCGACTACTATCTTTTAAGAAACGCTGTATTAATATTGGAAAAGCACTTTGGATAATAGCCTTTTGAAATAAGCCTTTTGCCAAGGGTGAAGCAACTAAAGTAGAAACATCACTTCCGCCAGCAGATTCACCAAAATTGTAATATTATCTGGATCACCACCAAAATTAGAAAGATTTTTCTTTACCCATTGAAGCGCGGCCAATTGGTCTAAAATCCCATAGTTACCAGAGCTACCATTAGCATCTTCCATTGTTAGGGCAGGGTGAGCAAGAAATCCTAGTGGGCCTAAACGATAATTAATATTTACTAGTACCACACCAGCTTTTTCAGCAAAAGGTTGACCATCATAAATTAATTCTCCATTAATTCTTTGATCTCCTGATTGAGTAATATTACCACCACCATGAATAAAAAGCATCACTGGTTTTAGGTCAGTGGTTAATGTTTTAGGTGTCCAAATGTTTAAGAATAAACAATCTTCACTGCCAACAGTTTGTCCTCGTTGGGGTTGTGCGCAGGGTGAGCCAAAACTTACTGCATCAAAGATATCTGTGCGCATTTCTGCTGCTTGAGGTGGTTTCCAACGCAAATTTCCAACAGGAGCAGCAGCATAAGGGATTCCGCGAAAGACTGTAGAGTTTTCTAAAACTTCCCCACGTACCGGGCCTTCTTCAGTCATAAATACATTACTTAATTCTATGTTTTTTGTTATTTCAGCTTTGGATTTTGATAAGTTGTTTGTATTAGCAGAGTTAACAAATAAATTATTGGTTAAAAATAAACATAAGATAGCAATAAAGGCTAAAACAGCCCTTCGTAGAACCATAAAAATTTCTCCTTAAAAATACTTAATAGAATAAAATTTTTGATGATAGAAAAATTTCAAAGTAACTAAATATAACACAACAACTACTAGTTTCTAAGACAGGCAGCATAACCTAAAATTTCCTCTCCCGTTTGTAAAAGTGATGGAGTCGGCTGCCAACCTCTTTCTAATCTAGCATTAAGCAATTCTTTAGCATTAGGTATATGATCCCACACGGAGATGCTATTGATTGCTCCTAATCAAGTAACATCAGGCACTAAAACTAAGTTATTTTGCCAGGGAATAATAATATCAAAAGTATATTCATCCAGTTTTACTACTTCTGAAACAAAAGCATTTTTCTTTTTTCCCCAATTAATTAAATTTAGTAGCGAAGTAGTGTTAGGGATCTCTAATTGTAAATTTAAGAAATCCGTTTCTAAAAGGCTAGTTTTGTTAATAAATTGCATAAAATGGAAGTCTCTAACCACAAAATTAAATATTTAGAAAAATTATAGTACAAGAGCTTTTTTTGCGCTTGTTAAAAGTTAAATCTCTAATCCTGTGATAAAAGGTTGTTTGGCTAAAGACTATTCTCTAAAATAGAGAATCTTTTCCATCCTAAAATCCTATTTTGGAGTACCAAGAATGAATCAACAAGAATTCAAAATTCCCCGCCGAGAAATAAAGCTGTCTGATGGTGAACCATCTTTTTATTTATATGATACAGCAGGCCCCCAAGGTTATGACGTTAAAGAAGGCTTACCAAAGCTAAGAGCAGAATGGATTAAAAAACGTAAAGAGCGTGGCGATACAAACTTTTCTCAAATGCACTATGCCCGTCTTGGTGAAATTACTGAGGAAATGCGCTATATTGCTCTTAGAGAAAATGTTTCTCCTGAGTTTGTACGCGATGAAGTAGCTCGTGGTCGTGCCATCATTCCTGCCAATATTAACCATCCAGAAAGCGAACCAATGATAATTGGACGTAATTTTTTGGTCAAAATTAATGCTAATATTGGTAATTCTGCTGTAGCTTCTTCAATAGAAGAAGAAGTGGACAAAATGAAATGGTCTGTTAAATGGGGTGCTGATACTGTAATGGATCTTTCTACAGGTAAAAATATTAAAGAAACTAGAGAGTGGATATTAAGAAATTCTCCAGTTCCTATTGGTACAGTCCCAATTTATCAAGCCTTAGAAAAAGTTGATGGACAGGTGGAAAAGTTAAATATTGATATATTTATGGAAACCTTAGTTGAACAAGCTGAACAAGGTGTAGATTATTTTACTATTCATGCTGGTGTTTTACTTAGATATATTCCTTTAACAGCAAAACGATTAACAGGAATTGTTTCTCGTGGAGGTTCAATTTTAGCTAAATGGTGTTTGGCTCATCACAAGGAAAACTTTCTTTATACAGAATTTGATCGTATTTGTGAGCTAATGAAAAAATATGATATTAGCTTTTCTTTAGGTGATGGCTTGCGCCCAGGCTCAATTGCTGATGCTAATGATGCTGCTCAATTTGCTGAACTTGACACTCTAGGCGAACTTACAAAAATTGCTTGGAAACACGATGTTCAAGTAATGATTGAAGGCCCAGGACACGTTCCCTTACACTTAATTAAAGAAAATGTTGATCGTCAAATGGAAGTTTGTCATGAAGCTCCATTCTATACCCTAGGGCCTTTAGTTACTGACATTGCCCCAGGCTATGATCATATTACTTCTGCAATTGGCGCGGCAATGATTGGTTGGTATGGGACGGCAATGCTTTGTTATGTAACTCCAAAAGAACATCTAGGTTTACCTAATAAAGAAGATGTTAAACAAGGTGTAATCGCTTATAAAATTGCTGCTCATGCTGCTGATTTAGCTAAAAACCATCCTGGAGCTAAAGAGCGAGACAACGCACTTTCTAAAGCTAGATTTGAATTTCGTTGGCGAGATCAATTTAATTTATCCCTTGATCCAGAAACGGCACTTGCTTATCACGATGAGACTTTGCCGGCTGAAGGTGCTAAAGAGGCGCATTTCTGCTCAATGTGCGGGCCAAAATTCTGCTCTATGAAAATTACCCAAGATGTCCGTGACTATGCTGCTCAAGTTGGAGTAAATGAAGAGGAAGCCTTAAATGTTGGTATGAAAGAAAAAGCTCAAGAATTTGTCGCGCTTACTCGTGGTGGTAGTAAATAAAATGCTATACATAAGCAAAACAACAGTATAAACGATAATGCGGGTGAGTTAGCCCGCATTATCATTTATAGCAAATCCATTTACTTAGGGAAATTTAATTATGAAAGCACTAGTTCTTTCTGGGGGTAAGGGTACTCGCTTACGTCCATTAACCCATACATTACCCAAACAATTACTTCCAGTTGCAGCAAAACCTATTCTTTATTTTGTTATGGATCAAATCAAAGAAGCTGGTATTTCTGAAGTTGGCGTAATTATCGCACCTGAAACTGGGGATATGATCCGCGAATCTTTACAAGAAAATCCTTGGCAACATAAATTTACTTTTATTATGCAAGATAAACCTGCTGGACTTGCTCATGCAGTAAGAATTGCTCAAGATTTTCTTGGCAATAGCTCTTTTTTAATGTACTTAGGAGATAATTTAATTGGAGATTCTGTTAAAGGCTTTGTAGATACTTTTGTTAAAGAAGACCTGGACGCAATTATTTTACTTAAGAAAGTTCCAGATCCACGCGCTTTTGGCGTTGCTGTTGTAGATGATAGCGGTAGAGTCCTAAGATTGATTGAAAAACCTAAAAAACCGCCTTCGGACTTAGCCCTAGTTGGCGTTTATCTCTTTAACCCAACAATTCATAAAATTATTGAAGATCTAAAACCTTCTGCTCGTGGAGAGCTAGAAATTACTGATGCAATCCAAAATCTAGTTACTGCTGAAGGTAAAGTAAAAGCTCATTTTTTAGAAAAATGGTGGCTAGATACCGGTAAAAAAGATGATATCATCGAAGCTAATCGAATGGTTTTAGATGAATTTACTGAGCGAGATATTCGAGGTAGTGTAGATAATAATTCTAATATTGCTGGTCGGGTTTTTATTGATTCTAGCTCTATTGTAGAGAATAGCGTTATTCGAGGCCCTTCTAAAATTTGTAAAAATGTAGTAATTAGAAATGCTTATGTTGGCCCATACACTAGCATTAGTGATGGCTGCCATATAGAAAATTCTGCTGTAGAATGTTCCGTAATCCTAGAAGATAGCAAAATTATTGCTGTTGAACATTTAGACGAGTCTTTAATTGGTAAACAATCTATAGTTACTAAACATAAGGGAATAAAAAAGTCTTTACGCTTAATGGTAGGAGATGATGCTATTGTAGAATTACCTTAAAATATCAAATAATATTTATTTTACAATAAGTTAGGAGCAATAATTTTTTATGGCTTTTACTCTAACAAAAATGGCAATCCCAGAAGTGTTGCTTTTAATTCCAAAGATCTATCCTGACAGCCGAGGTTTTTTCCTAGAAAGCTATAACAAAAAAGAATTTGCTGAATTAGGAATTTTGATAGATTTTGTCCAAGATAATTTTTCTCGCTCCTTCAAAGGTGTTTTACGAGGTCTTCATTACCAAGCTGACCCAATGGCACAAGGAAAGCTAGTTCGCTGTGTAAGAGGTGAAATCTTTGATGTTGCCGTAGATATTCGTAAGGGTTCGCCTAGTTATGGTAAATGGGTTAGTGCAAATCTTTCAGAAGAAAATCAACATCAATTTTATGTTCCACCAGGTTTTGCACATGGGTTTTGTGTCCTAAGTGATATAGCTGATGTTATTTATAAAGCAACTAACTTTTATGCTCCTAGTTTAGACAGGGGAGTTCTTTGGTCTGATAAAACTATTAATATTGATTGGCCTGTAGACAGTCCAATTTTATCTGAAAAAGACAATAACTTACCAAATTTAGCTGATGCTCTTGATCAGTTCACTTATTAGTAATTACTGATTATGTCAGATCACTTACAAGAAGAAATAAAAGAAACCATTAGTTCAGCCGAAGAACGCTTTGAAACGCTACGAAAATTTGCAGGTTGGATTATTGCTCCAATAGTTTTTTTTATTTTATGGTTTCTTCCTTTACCTTCACTTAGTCCAGTAGCCCATAAACTAGCAGCTTTAATGGGTCTTGTAGGTACTTTATGGATTACTGAAGCCTTGCCTTTAGCCGTAACAGGGTTGCTTGCCCCAACCTTGGTTATTTTGTTAGGAATTGCACCAGCCAAGGAAGCTTTTAATGCTTTTGCTGACCCAATAATGTTTTTATTTTTGGGTGCTTTTATTACAACTAAAGCAATATGTATTCATGGTTTAGATCGTCGTTTTGCTTATCTTGTTTTGTCAAACCCTTTAATTGCTGAACGTCCTAGCCGAATTTTATTTGCTTATGGTGGAGTTTGTTGCCTAATTTCAATGTGGATTTCTAACACTGCTACGGCTGCAATGATGTTTCCTATTGGACTAGCAATTATTCGTACATTACAAAACCTTAAAGGTGATCTTGTAGGTAAGGCTTACCCATGCGCTATTATGCTAATTTGCGCTTTTGGTGCTTCTATTGGTGGGCTTAGCTACTCCTGTTGGCACACCAACAAATTTAATAGGTTTAGGGTTTATTGAAAAACAATTGCTAAGACGAATTTCTTTTTTTGAATGGATGACATTTGCTGTTCCAATAGTAATTGTCATGTATTTGCTACTGTTTTTTTACTTAAACTTTCTTTGTCCAACTCCAGTAAAAAAACTTGAAGGTGTTAGAGAAAAATTTTTAGCTGAAAAAAATAAATTAGGCAAACTTACTAGAGGCGAGTTTAACGTAATAATTGCTTTTTCGGTTACTGTGCTGCTTTGGATTATGCCAGGAATACTTTCTTTAACTATTGGAGATGGACATAGCTTTACAAAAACTTTTATAGCACATGTTCCTGAAAGCGTTGCTGCACTTACTGGTGCTTGTCTTCTTTTTTTGCTTCCCATAAATTGGAAAAAACAAGAATTTACCATCAATGTTAAACAAGCTTTAGAAATTGATTGGGCAGTAATGGCACTTTACGGGGGAGGGATACTTTTAGGACAACTAGCTTTTTCCACTAAATTGGCTGAATCTATTGGAACATATTTAAGTAGTTTTATACCAAGTTCAGGTTCAGGGTTAATTGCTAGCGTCTCAATAGTGGCGATTTTAGTTTCTGAGCTAACTTCTAATGTTTCTTCTGCTAATATGGTTGTTCCTGTAGTAATTGCTATTGCTGGTGCTAATGGATTTCAAGCCGCAATAGCCGCTTCTATGGCCTCTTCCTTGGGTTTTATGCTACCTATTTCTACCCCAACAAATGCAATAGTTTATAGTTCAGGTTATATTTCTATAACAAATATGGTGAAATATGGCGTTTTGCTAGATATTCTAGGCTTTCTTGTAATTGTGATAGGTAGTAAGCTACTTATTCCTAATTAAGTTATTTGTTTTAAGGATTATGAAAAATGAAAAGTATTTATCTTGACTACAATGCTACTTCTCCGCTTGATCCAGAAGTTTTGGAAGTAATGCTTCCATACTTAACAGAAAATTTTGCTAACTCACTTAGTTTTCATAGCTTTGGACAACGTGCTGCACAAGGGTTAAATCAAGCTCGAAATGAAGTTGCAGCTTTAATTAATTGTCAGCCAAGCGAAATAATTTTTACTGGTGGAGGAACAGAAAGCAATAATTCAATAATTCGAGGTGTTGCAAAATCTCGTGCTAGCCTAGGTAATCATATTATTACTAGCCAAATTGAACATCCTTCTATCATTAAATGTTGTCAAGAATTAGCTTTGTTAGGATTTGAAACAACTTTTCTACCTGTTAATCATTTTGGTCAAATTGATATTAATGAGCTAGAAAAAGCCATTACTCCAAAAACAATTTTAATTAGCATAATGCACGCTAATAATGAAGTAGGGACAGTCCAACCTATTGCAGAGATTGGACGTTTAGCACGTCAAAAAAACATTTATTTTCATACAGATACAGCACAATCAATTAGTAAGCTACCAGTAGATGTGCAAGCAATGAATATTGACTTACTGACTATAGCAGCACATAAGTTTTATGGGCCAAAAGGCGTTGGGGCTTTATTTGTACGGGAGGGCGTAGAAGTTGCACCGTATATGCTAGGTGCTGGTCATGAAAATGGACGACGTGCAGGAACAGTTAATGTTGCTGGTGCTGTTGGGCTGGGTAAAGCTTGTCAAATAGCAAAAAACAGCAGCACAATTGCTAGTGTAAAAGAAAAACGAGATAAATTTCATCAGTTAATTATTGAATCACTAAAAAATATTAAATTAAATGGTCATCCTACAGAGCGATTACCAAATACACTTAATTTAAGTTTTCCTGGGCAAGATGGACAAAAGCTTTTACTAGCAACTGAAATAGCAGCCTCACTTGGGGCCGCTTGTCATACTAGTTCAAGGCAGCCTTCAGCCGTGCTAAGTGCAATGGGCGTTAGTGCAGAAGACTCGCTTGGAGCAATTCGCTTTAGTTTTGGTAAATTTACTAGTATGGAAGATGTAATTGAAGCCGCAGAGCGAATAATTAATGCTTGTAAAAGCTAAAAGCCTACTCTAACGCTCTTTGTCTATTAGGATTTTTTTGTGGTTCAGAAGGTTCTGAATAATTTGTTTGGATTGGGTCAAATGGTAAAGCGGGTTTTTGTTCTGCTAAAAAGCTAGAAAATAAATAAATACTGTTTCCTTCATCTGTAAATTGAAGATTTGCTACACCTTGAGCCGCAAATTTATCTAAAATGGCTTGGCTATCTTCAATAGATAGATTGCAACGAAGCGCAACTTCTGCAACTGTAAGCTTGCCTTTAGCAGTTTTTGCAAGAGCTAATATTATTTGCTCTTGTTCAAGGTTGCTTCCACCTTTCTTAAATCCTTGTCGTGCTAGCAAAATCCCACAAAAACTTGTTCCTGAAAAAAATACTAACAAACCTAATAAAACACCTACACTAGTACCTGTTTTGCTTCCAAAAATTAAGTCTCCAATCGCAGCAAAAACAAAAAACAAGCTAAATAATGTAACTAGCACACCAAATAAACCTATTAATTTCTTTCCCATACTTTAGACCTAATTTTTGTAAGATTATGTAAATCTATGATATAGAAAACTAAAAACTATTGCTAGAAGTTTGTTAGTTAATAATGCTAAACCAGTAAGTTAAATATAATGAAGGAATTATTTTTTTAATGAGTTAAAAATTTCGGAGATATGAGAAAGTTTTTGGCTTTCACAGTATGAAAGAAGCCCATCTATGATTTTTATTGATACACAAGGATCATAATAGTTAGCTGTTCCAATTTGTATTGCACAAGCTCCAGCAATAAAAAATTCTACTGCATCCATCCAATTAGCAATTCCTCCTATACCAATGATTGGTATTTTAACGACTTGAGCCACTTCATAAACCATTCTAACTGCAACAGGTTTTACTGCTGGCCCGGAAAGACCGCCTGTAACATTAGCAATTCGTGGACGACGGCTATAAACATCTATTGACATTCCTACCAAAGTATTTATTAAGGAAAGAGCGTCTGCACCTGCTCCTTCTACGGCTAAAGCTAATTCCTTAATACTAGTTACATTAGGAGAAAGCTTTACAATAACTGGACGTTTTGCTACTTGTTTTACAGCCGTTGTAACTTCTGCTGCTGCATCTGGAGAATTACCGATTACAATTCCGCCTTGTTTAACATTTGGGCAGGAAATATTTAATTCATAAGCTGAAATTCCATCACCATCATTAAGTATTTCTATTGCTTCAATATATTCTTCTAAAGAATAACCAAAAACATTAGCAATTACTTTGGTGTTATATTTTTTTAATTGTGGCAGCGTATCAGTTACAAATGCTTTAGCACCAATGTTTTGCAGTCCAATAGCATTAAGCATTCCTCCATGAGTTTCTACAATACGTGGAGGAGGATTTCCTTTCATTGGTTTAGGCGAAAGTCCTTTGCTACAAAAACCGCCTAAACGGTTTAAGTCTATTAAATCAGCAAAATCTAACCCATAACCAAACGTCCCACTAGCAGTTAAAACAGGGTTTTGAAACTTAATACCAGCAATTTCTATTTCTAGCCTGTTTAGGGAATTTGTATTAGTAGAAGGTTGAAGTTTTTCTAAATCACTCACCAAATCACCTCGCTAGCGTCAAAAACTGGCCCTTCAACGCAAACACGTTGATAGCTAGAGTCTTGCTTTGACTCAATTTCAACAACACAACCGACACAAACACCAAAACCGCAGGCCATACGAGCTTCTAAGGAAGCATAGGTTTTTAAGTTATATTTAAGGCCAATTTTTGCTGTTGTTTCCATCATAATCTCTGGCCCACAAGTATAAATTACAGAGTTAAAAGGTTTGTTTTGTTCTAAAGTTTGTTTTAAGAAATTTTCTAACGAATTTGTTACAAAACCTTTATCTCCAACCGATCCATCATCAGTAGCAATAAAAAGTTTTGCTGGTAGTTGGCTAAAGTCTTCCATACCAACTAGATCCGCTTCACTCCGCGCACCAAGAAAAATAGTTGTTTCAATTTTTTCTTTGCATAATTCTTGAGCCAACATCAAAACGGCGGGCGTTCCTACACCGCCAGCAACAATTATTGCATTTTGAATAGTTTTAGCAGGCAAAACAGAAAAATTTTTTCCAAGTGGGCCAAGAAATTCTACTTTATCGCCAACATGCATTTGAGCTAAAACTTGTGTACCTCGACCAAGGATATTAAAAATAAAATCTACAAAAGTTTGGTTTTTTATTGTACTCACTTGATAAAAAGCCATTGCACGTCTTAGAAGTGGTTCAAATGCTCCAACAGGCTTAAGCATTGCAAATTGGCCTGGTTCAATCTTTAATTCTTTATCAATGACTAATTTTATTTGGCAATATGACCTTCCAAAATGCTTAATTTCTTTTACTCTAGCAATTGTTTCTTTCACAATAATTTTAGTTTAGAAAATCCTTTAAAAATTTAATGCTTAAAAAATAAAATCGCTAGTCTAGCATTTAGTTACATTAACAAACAAGCCAAGCTGATTTATTTTTGATAATCTATAATTAAAAACTAAGAAATATACTTAAGCTTATTAAATTATTTGTTCAAGAATAGAAGAAGTTGAATGATCTTTTGGATCGCCCACAATAGCAACTCTACCACCATAACTTTTAACAATTTCACGTTCTGGGACAGTTTCAATTGTGTAATCTGTTCCTTTAGCATGAATATCCGGCTTAAGTAATAATAGTAGCTCTGTAACTGTTGGAGTATCAAAAATTGTTACATAATCAACACAAGAAAGTGCTGCTATGATCTCTGCACGCTCATTTTCAGATGTTATAGGTCTATTACTTCCTTTAAGTTGCTGGACGATTCTATCACTATTAATTGCTACTACTAATAAATCTCCTAGAGCTTTAGCTCCATATAAATAACGAACATGGCCTACATGCAAAAGGTCAAAACAACCATTAGCAAAAACTATTGTTTTTGCTTCTACACGCGCTTTTAAGATTTTTTCTTCTAAGACATTTATTGATAGTATTTTATTTAAGTAGTTATTTATCATAGGTTTAACATTTCTAAGTCTTTTGTAATTGATGTTAATAATTCTTTTTGATAGTTACGTAAAAAGAAATGATCTCCTGCAAACATTTCTATTCTAAAATTATTTGAGGTTTCTTTTTCCCATTCCACTAAACTATCAGCATCAACAAGATGATCTTTTGTTGCGCCAAAGACTGATATAGGGCAAGTTAAAGGGTCGTTTTGTTTATAAACATAAGTTTCACAAATAGAAAAATCTGCTTTTAAGATGGGTATTAGTAATTGCATTAGTTCATCACTTTCTAAAACTGCTTTAGGTGTCCCACCATACATTTTTAACTTTTCTCTAAAATCTGCATCAGATAATATATGTAAGCCTTTATTATCAATAGTTTGAGGAGAAAAGCGAGCAGAAATAAAAAGATGTTTAGTTAATAAATTAAAATTTTTCTCTAAATGATGTGCTAGTTCAAAAGCTATCCATGCTCCCATACTATGACCAAAAAGAGCAAAAGGTAGGTCTAAATAAGGCTTTATTGCTTGTGCAACAGATGGGACTAAATCAGCCATTTGATAGAAAGGTTTTTCTAAAATACGGTTCTCTCTTGCTGGAAGTTGGATGGGACAAACTTCTAACCAATCAGGTAAATCATCTGACCAAGTGCGGAAAATACTGCTTCCACCCCCTGCATAAGGAAAACAAAATAATCTTAGTTTGGCTTTGGGTTTTGGTTTATAGCAACTAAACCATTTTGTATTGGTACTCATTAAAAACTTTAAACCTCCTATTCACTTTAATTTAGTTTAACAGCAAAAAGAAAAAGCTCAGAAGTGGAAATCTATTTTCCCAAAAACGGACACATTAAACATAGTAGCTAAATAATGCAATACTAGTTTATCCTGTTAAAGCTTATAAATAACTTATCCAAGCTTATATTGCTATAAATATTAGTTGGCATAAAATTTGTTTAATAACCTACTAAACTTATTTACAATAAAGCTTTTTTCTTAATCAATAGTTATCAAATTTATCTAAGAAAGGATCAAAGATGCGAAAGTTATGCTTGCTTTTTGCATTAATGCTGCTATTTCCTTTGTTGGCCCTAGCTCAACAAAATGACCTAACTAGGCTTTTACGCTTTCCTGATGTGCATACAGACAAAGTTGTTTTTGTTTATGCAGGAGATATTTGGATTCAGGAAGGAAACAACCCAAATGCACGGAAATTAACCTCACACTCAGGACAAGAACTTTTTCCTAAATTTTCACCTGATGGAAAGCTAATAGCTTTTTCAGCAGAATATAGCGGAACACGACAAGTTTATGTAATGAATGTTAATGGTGGTGAGCCAAAACAATTAACTTTCTATAATGATGTTGGCCCAATGCCGCCCCGAGG
The sequence above is drawn from the Blastocatellia bacterium genome and encodes:
- the rfbC gene encoding dTDP-4-dehydrorhamnose 3,5-epimerase is translated as MAFTLTKMAIPEVLLLIPKIYPDSRGFFLESYNKKEFAELGILIDFVQDNFSRSFKGVLRGLHYQADPMAQGKLVRCVRGEIFDVAVDIRKGSPSYGKWVSANLSEENQHQFYVPPGFAHGFCVLSDIADVIYKATNFYAPSLDRGVLWSDKTINIDWPVDSPILSEKDNNLPNLADALDQFTY
- a CDS encoding glucose-1-phosphate thymidylyltransferase, yielding MKALVLSGGKGTRLRPLTHTLPKQLLPVAAKPILYFVMDQIKEAGISEVGVIIAPETGDMIRESLQENPWQHKFTFIMQDKPAGLAHAVRIAQDFLGNSSFLMYLGDNLIGDSVKGFVDTFVKEDLDAIILLKKVPDPRAFGVAVVDDSGRVLRLIEKPKKPPSDLALVGVYLFNPTIHKIIEDLKPSARGELEITDAIQNLVTAEGKVKAHFLEKWWLDTGKKDDIIEANRMVLDEFTERDIRGSVDNNSNIAGRVFIDSSSIVENSVIRGPSKICKNVVIRNAYVGPYTSISDGCHIENSAVECSVILEDSKIIAVEHLDESLIGKQSIVTKHKGIKKSLRLMVGDDAIVELP
- a CDS encoding carboxylesterase family protein; this translates as MVLRRAVLAFIAILCLFLTNNLFVNSANTNNLSKSKAEITKNIELSNVFMTEEGPVRGEVLENSTVFRGIPYAAAPVGNLRWKPPQAAEMRTDIFDAVSFGSPCAQPQRGQTVGSEDCLFLNIWTPKTLTTDLKPVMLFIHGGGNITQSGDQRINGELIYDGQPFAEKAGVVLVNINYRLGPLGFLAHPALTMEDANGSSGNYGILDQLAALQWVKKNLSNFGGDPDNITILVNLLAEVMFLL
- a CDS encoding anion permease encodes the protein MSDHLQEEIKETISSAEERFETLRKFAGWIIAPIVFFILWFLPLPSLSPVAHKLAALMGLVGTLWITEALPLAVTGLLAPTLVILLGIAPAKEAFNAFADPIMFLFLGAFITTKAICIHGLDRRFAYLVLSNPLIAERPSRILFAYGGVCCLISMWISNTATAAMMFPIGLAIIRTLQNLKGDLVGKAYPCAIMLICAFGASIGGLSYSCWHTNKFNRFRVY
- the thiC gene encoding phosphomethylpyrimidine synthase ThiC yields the protein MNQQEFKIPRREIKLSDGEPSFYLYDTAGPQGYDVKEGLPKLRAEWIKKRKERGDTNFSQMHYARLGEITEEMRYIALRENVSPEFVRDEVARGRAIIPANINHPESEPMIIGRNFLVKINANIGNSAVASSIEEEVDKMKWSVKWGADTVMDLSTGKNIKETREWILRNSPVPIGTVPIYQALEKVDGQVEKLNIDIFMETLVEQAEQGVDYFTIHAGVLLRYIPLTAKRLTGIVSRGGSILAKWCLAHHKENFLYTEFDRICELMKKYDISFSLGDGLRPGSIADANDAAQFAELDTLGELTKIAWKHDVQVMIEGPGHVPLHLIKENVDRQMEVCHEAPFYTLGPLVTDIAPGYDHITSAIGAAMIGWYGTAMLCYVTPKEHLGLPNKEDVKQGVIAYKIAAHAADLAKNHPGAKERDNALSKARFEFRWRDQFNLSLDPETALAYHDETLPAEGAKEAHFCSMCGPKFCSMKITQDVRDYAAQVGVNEEEALNVGMKEKAQEFVALTRGGSK
- a CDS encoding glycosyltransferase family 39 protein, with translation MQKITSFLQEQSKTLGNWANTFWLVLGLVTLAKLMIAFNTYGTNDVKYWETFLQTAKEFGGLETYKRIWYFNHPPFMLNWLFILDFFANFSGIAFPFWLRLPAIIADIAIIVLIIKIFNQIAPNKFSILALMLLATAPTSMMISGFHGNTDPVMIFFLILSIYLLSNNHPVWLAGAALGMSLNIKVVCLILMPCMFFYLPDMKKRWEYFLAVGITFLVGSLPYILQGDLKIIIDHVFGYNSQYGIWGLPRLLSSSLPENLSWINTFYQTKGKYVVLGVIALLSFWMNSSEKKVPLFIQCGLLFFVFLAISSGFGVQYMAWLVPWVILLDISLIASFYLTSGLFLFLVYNFWSQGFPWNFANSDVAGPWTGYIIYYEILCWAVVVLVAFNYLKLVISLKKSEIAKTA